CTGATCGTGGTGGGGGCCTGCAGCAGCGGCGTGCAGCGGGTGTCGATGCCCTCCTCGCGCAGCGCGCGCAGCAGGCGCTCGCCGGCAAAGCCGGTGCCGATGCCGCCCAAGAAGCCCACCGGCTGGCCCAGCCGCGCCAGGCCCAGCGCCACATTGAACGGCGAGCCGCCGATGCGGCCGTCGAAGCCGATGCCGGTGGCGGTGTCGCCGGTGGCGAACACGTCGAACAAGGCCTCGCCGCTGACGATGAACATGCTGGGTCTCCTGGTCACCGCCCGGCGCCGGGGGGGCGCTACCAGGCGATGGGGCTGCTGCCGGCCGCGCTGCGGCGCGGCCGCGGGGGTTATAAATCAAGTTGCTTGATTTATTGAACCATGGTCCGCAGAATTTGGCCAGTCCCCCGGCGGATCAGCGGCCGACTGCCCTGCCCGCCGCCCCGCCAGGCACCCAAGCCCCAAGCTGCACGCCAAACCGCGCGCCAAGCCGATCCGCCATGCCCCGCAGTGCTCCGCCGCGCCCGACCCCACGTCCGATCCCCCGCCCGGCCGCCGGGGCGTCGGCGCGGGTCGCGCGCCAGCCTCTGCCCGGCGCCCGCGCGCCCGGCCCGCGCCAGCCGGGCGAGCGTCTGGTGCTGCAGGCCATTCGCCAGATGGGCGCGCTGGCCGGTGCCGAGCTGGCGCGCTGCACCGGGCTCAGCGCCCAGGCGGTGTCGCTGATCACCCGCCGGCTCGAGGCCGACGGCCTGCTGCTGCGTGGCGAGCCGGTGCGCGGCAAGGTCGGCCAGCCGGCGCTGCCCTGGTCCCTCAACCCCGATGGCGCGCTGTCGGTGGGCATCCAGCTGGGCCGCCGCAGCCTCGACACGCTGGTGGTCGACTTTCACGGCGCGGTGCGCCAGCGCTGGTCGCTGGCCTACACCCACCCCGAGCCGCAGGCGCTGCTGCACGAGATCGGCCAGCGCCTGGGCGCGCTGCGCGGGCAGCTGGCGCCGGCGGTTTGGGCGCGGGTGCAGGGCGTGGGTGTGGCCGCGCCGCAGCAGCTGGGCGGCTGGCAGACCCTGCTGGACATGCCGCCCGAGCTGGCCGCCCGCTGGCAGACGCTGGACCTGCGCGCCGCGCTGGCAAGCTGCACCGAGCTGCCGGTGATGCTGCTGAAGGACACCGCCGCCGCCTGCGTGGCCGAGCTGGTGGCCGGGCGCGGTCGCGGCCTGCCCAACTACCTGTACCTGTTTGTCGACACCTTCATCGGCGGCGGCCTGGTGCTCGATGGCCAGCTGCGCGCCGGCGACCAGGGCAATGCCGGCGCCGTCGGCTCGCTGTCGCTGGCCATGGCCGGGCCGGCTGCGGCGCCCGATGGGCCACCGCAGCTGCTCAGCCGGGCCTCGCTGCTGAGCCTGGAGCGCCGCTACCGCGCGGCCGGCCTGGCGCCCGAGGCGGTGGCCGATGCGCGCGCGCTGCAAGCGCCCTGGCGCGGGCACACCGAGGCCTGGCTGGACGAGGCCGCGCCGGCCATCGCGCTGGCCGTGCACAGCGCCGCCTGCCTGCTCGACCTCGACACCGTGCTCATCGACGGTGCGTTCGACCGCGCGCTGCTGGCCGCGCTGCTGGCCCGCAGCGCGCAGGCGCTGCAGGCCTACCGCTGGGAAGGCGTGGCCCGGCCGCAGCTGCTGCCCGGCAGCGTTGGAGCCGATGCGCGGGCGCTGGGCGGTGCCTGGCTGCCGCTGCACGCGGCCTTCGCGCCCGAGCGCGGCGCCTGGCCGGCGAGCGCCTGAACCCGGCCCCCGGCCACCCGGGCGGCCCGGGGCGGGCAGGGCCGCCACACCGCACATTCCCTAGCTGCGGGCGCCGGAGGGCCTGCGTAGAGTGCCGCGCAGCCGCCCATCCGGCCGGCAAGGAACCCTGCGCATGATCGCGACCGAGTTCGAACACCGGCTGCTCAACGTGCGCAGCCACTACCGGGTCTCGCCCTGGATCTCGCCGCGCGCCGACGAGGCGCCGCTGCTGCGCTCGTGGCAGCGCTGCCGCGACGCCGGCATGCGCGAGCACGAATCGGTCAACTTCGAGCTGGTGGGCCGCGCCATGCTGGCCGAGCTGGACGACGAATGGGGCCCGCTGGTGCGCAGCGCCCGGCCCGAGACCGAGCGCCTGGCCTCGGCCGTGGGCGGCGCGGGCGGCGTGGTGATGCTGTTCAACCCGCGCGGCGTGATCATCGACCGCATGGCCCACGACAGCGTCGTGCACCCGGTGCTGCGCCTGGCCACCCGCGTGGGCATGAACGTGGCCGAGCGCTGCGTGGGCACCACCGCGCCGGGCATCGCGCTGGCCGAGGGCCTGCCCTACCTGGTGGGCCGCGAGGCGCACTTTTTTGCCAACCTGCGGCCGTTTTTCTGCGTGGCCGCGCCCGTCGACGGCCCGCGCGGCGAGCGTCTGGCCGCCCTCGACATCACCTGCTACGACAACGTGCCCGGCTTCGATGTCCAGACCCTGGTGCAGGATGCCGCGCTGGCCATCGAGAACCGCCAGTTCGTGCCTGGCGACGAACGCGTGGTGGTGCACTTCCACCCGCGCGCCGAGATGGTCGACACCGCCCACGAGGCCTTGCTGATGGTGGATGCCGCGGGCAGCGTAGTGGGCGCCAACCGCAGCGCCTGCCGGCTGCTGAACCAGCCGCGCGGTGCGCTGCTGGGCCGGCCCTTCACCCAGTGCTTCGACCGGCGCCTGGGCGCGCTGTTCGGCGCCTCGCTGCGCCGCCAGGGCGGCGACCTGGTCGAGATGCACAGCCACGACGGCCTGCTGGTGATGGCGCGCTTCGAGAGCGCACCGCGCGGCGGCACGCCTGCAGCCGCGCCGCCGCCGTCGCCCAACCTGGCCGGTCTGGCCCCCGGCCATCCGGCGGCCGGCGCCCCATCCGAGGCCGAGGCCGAAACACGCCTGCGCGACCTGGAGCTGCGCGCCATCCATGCCGCACTGGACGCGCAGGGCGGCAACGTCTCGGCCGCCGCGCGGCGCCTGGGCATCAGCCGCAGCACCATCTACCGCCGGCTGGGCACACCCGCAACGGGACATTGACGCTGCGGCTGCCCCCGCGTACCCGCGGGGCCGGGTGCCCCAGCGGGCCGAGCGCCGGGCCGCTCCCAAGCCGGCCCGCCAACTCGCCCGGCGGGTGGCCCTGCGTATGCGCGGGGCCGGGTGCCCCAGCGGGCCGAGCGCCGGGCCGCCCCAAGCCGGCCCGCCAACTCGCCCGGCGGGTGGCCCTGCGTATGCGCGGGGCCGGGTGCCCCAGCGGGCCGAGCGCCGGGCCGCCCCAAGCCGGCCCGCCAACCCGCCCGGCGGGTGGCCCTGCGTATGCGCGGGGCCGGGTGCCCCAGCGGGCCGAGCGCCGGGCCGCCCCAAGCCGGCCCGCCAACCCGCCCGGCGGGTGGCCCCGCGTAACCGCGGGGCCGGGTGCACCATTCACCGCCGCCCGAACATCATCTGCCTCGCCAGCAGGTGCTTGAGCGGCGGCAGTGCCTGCAGTGCGGCCAGGCCGAGGCCGCGGGCCGCGGGCAGGCCGGGCCAGGCCCAGGTGAAGCTGCGTGCCAGAAAATCGGTGGCGGCGATCATGCTCCAGCGGTCGGGGGCGCGCTGCCACTCGAGCCGGCGCAGCACCTGCGGCAGCGCGTCGGGCGTGGCCTCGCGCAGCGCCTCGACCAGCACCGCGGCATCGCGCAGGCCCAGGTTGAGGCCCTGGCCGGCCACCGGGTGCAGGGTTTGCGCGGCATTGCCGATGCGCACCACCGCGCCATCCACCAGCGTGCGCTCGGCATTGAGGCCCAGCGCAAAGTGCTTGAGTGGCGACAGTGCGCTGACGCGGCCCGCCGCCTCGGGCAGCAGGCTGTTGAGCACGGCCACGCGCTGGGCCTCGCCGAGCGCGGCCACCGGGTCATCGTCGGCCGGCACGCACCACACCAGCGCGGCACGCAGCGGGGCCGCCGCGGCGCCGGCCAGCGGCGGGGCCGGTGGCAGCGGCAGCAGGGCCACCGGGCCATGGCGGGTGAAGCGCTCGACCGCGCGGCCTGGCGTGGCGCCGGCCAGCGTGGCGGTGCCCACCCAGGCGGTCTGGCGGTAGTCGTGCACCACGGCCTTGCGCGCCTGCTCGGCAAACACGCCGCCCTCGGCCACCACCGCCAGGTCAAAGCGCTCGGCCACGCCGGCATCCACCTCGGCGCCGCCGCCCGGGCCGCGGCCATCGGCCGCCAGGGCACGCACCTGGCTCACCGGCAGGCCGAAGCGGCTGTGCAGCCGCGGCGAATCGGCGGCCAGGGCCAGCCAGGCCTGCTGCAGGCGGCTGACCAGCGCGCCGTAGCTGAGCACCGCGCCGAGCTGCTCGACGCCTTCGTCGGCCGCGCTCAGGCGCACCTCGGCCGGCGCGCCCAGCAGCGCCAGCGTGGGCGGCGCCTGCGAGACATGCACCTCGAGGATGGGCTGCGCCGCCGCGGCCGGCCAGGCGCCCAGGCGCCGCAGCCAGATCACGCTGCCCAGCGACAGCGCCAGCGTGCGCGGATCGGCCGCCACGTCGCGCTCGAGCGGGCGGGCGTCGAACAGCGAGATGTCGGCCGCCGGCAGGCGGCGCGCGGCATGCAGGGCCAGCGCCAGGCCGGCCGGTCCGGCACCGATGACGGCGATCTTCCAGGGATGGCTCACGGGCAGGGCTCTTGGATGCGGGGCACGGGGTGGAGGGTGACGGCGGGGTGACGGCGGGGTGACGGCGGGGTGACGGCGGACGCCGGGCCTGGCGGCACCGGCCACGCGAGACGATAGCCGATCGCCATCCAGGCCCGCCAGGCCGTGGCCCGTCGCCTGGCCCCTGCCGGGGCGGTGGCGCTTGCGCTAGGCTGCGGCGCTCAATGGCCGTGCGCCCGGCGCGCGACCTGCCTCCAATGCACAAGGACACCTCTTCATGCGTTATCGCCGTCTGGGCCGCAGCGGCCTGCAGGTCAGCGAGCTGTCGCTCGGCTCCTGGGTCACCTACAACAACCAGGTGAACCTGGAGGCCGCCGTCGAGATGATGGCCGCCGCCTACGACGCCGGCATCAACTTCTTCGACAACGCCGAGGCCTATGCCGGCGGCCAGAGCGAGGTGGTGATGGGTCAGGCCCTGCAGCGCCTGGGCTGGCCGCGGCTGAACTATGTGGTGAGCACCAAGTTCTTCTGGGGCCTGGATCGCGCCGGCGCGGCCATCAACCGCAAGGACACGCTCAACCGCAAGTACCTGATGCAGGCCATCGATGCCTCGCTGCAGCGCTTCGGGCTCGATTTTGTCGACCTGGTGTACTGCCACCGCCCCGATCCGCACACGCCGATCGAGGAGACGGTGTGGGCCATGAGCGACATGATCAGCCGCGGCAAGGCGCTGTACTGGGGCACCAGCGAGTGGAGCGCGGGCGACATCCGCGCCGCCTGGGAGATCGCCGACCGCCACCACCTGCACAAGCCGGTGGTCGAGCAGCCGCAGTACCACCTGTTTCACCGCCAGCGGGTCGAAAAGGACTACGCCCGGCTGTACGAGGACATCGGCCTGGGCCTGACCACCTGGAGCCCGCTGGCCTCGGGCCTGCTCACCGGCAAATACCGCGACGGCGTGCCGGCCGACTCGCGCGGCGCGATGGACAACCTGGCCTTCCTGCGCGACGGCCTGACCGATGCCGCCAAGAACGCCGCGGTGGCGCAGCTGGCGCCGTTGGCCGCCGAGCTGGGCGGCAGCACCGCGCAGCTGGCCATTGCCTGGGCCAGCAAGAACCCGCGCGTGTCGAGCGTGATCACCGGCGCGTCGCGCCTGTCGCAGCTGCATGACAACCTGGGCGCGCTGGCCATGGCCGACAAGCTCACGCCCGAGGTGCTGGCGCGCATCGACGCCATCACCAGCCCGCTGGCCGCTTGAGGCCGGTGGCGCCAGGGCGCGCTGCGCGCGGCCCGGTGCCACCTGGGGCGATCAGCCCTGCAGCTTGAGCTCGCTCTTCACGTCCTTGACGCCCGGCACGGCGGCGGCCAGCTTCAGCGCGGTGTCGGCCGACTCGGCGTTCGGCGCGGTGCCGCTGAGCACCACCACGCCAGCGGTGGTGCTGACGCTGATCTTCAGCGCGGCCAGGCGCTGGTCTTCCATCAGCGCGGCCTTCACGCGGGCGGTGATCTGGCTGTCGTCGGCCGAGCTGGCGGCGGCCGGTTGTTGCGGCTGTTGTTGCGGCTGCTGCGCCACGTCGGCGGCCTGTGCGGCCAGCGCGATGCCCAGGCCAAGTGCGGTGGTGGCCAGCAGGCGCGACAGGGTGAGGGTGTGGGTCATGAGCTTCTCCGACGATGGGGGGTTGAGATCGCGGCACCGGGTGGCGCCACAAGCACTCAAGGGCAATCGCCGTGCCAGCAGAAAAAACCCTTGCGCAGCAATCACTTGGCGGCTCAAGCGGTGCTTTTGCACGCCTTGACGGCGGCTGGGGCGGGTTTTTTGTCGCCGGGTGGCGACAGCCTGGCGGCCTTCAGCGCCAAGTGCTTGATGGGCCGGGCCCGGGCGTGTCGCCGGATGGCGACAGCGCGTCGGCCCCGTCGCGAAACAGCTGCGGCTGCAGGCCGTGGCGCTGCAGCAGGCGATAGAACTCGGTGCGGTTGCGCTGGGCCAGCCGCGCCGCGTCGGCCACCTGGCCGGCGGTGAGCTTGAGCAGGCCGATCAGGTAGTCGCGCTCGAACTGCTGGCGTGCGCTGGCGTAGTCGAGCACCGGCGCATTGGGCAGATGCAGCGCGCGCTGCACCAGCGACAGCGGCACCAGCGCGCCGGTGGCCAGCGCGCACACCTGCTCCACCGCGTTGTGCAGCTGGCGCACATTGCCGGGCCAGGGCGCCTGCACCAGGGCCTCGAGCGCCTCGGGCGCAAAGCCGTGCAGGGTCTTGCGGTAACGGCTGGCCAGGCTGTGCAGAAAGTGCTGGGCCAGCAGCACGATGTCTTCGCGGCGCTGGGCCAGCGGCGGCAGCGCCAGGCGCACGACGTTCAGGCGGTAGTACAGGTCGCTGCGAAACTGGCCGGCGGCCAGCGCCGCGTCGAGCTGGCGGTGGGTGGCCGACAGCACGCGCACATCCACCGCCAGGCTTTGCTCGGTGCCCACCGGGCGCACCTGGCGCTCCTGCAGCACGCGCAGCAACTTGACCTGCAGCGCCAGCGGCATGTCGCCGATCTCGTCGAGAAACAGCGTGCCGCCCTCGGCCGCCACGAACAGGCCCTTGCGTGCGCTCTGCGCGCCGGTGAAGGCGCCGCGCGCATGGCCGAACAGCTCGGATTCGAGCAGCGGCTCGGGAATCGCCGCGCAGTTCACCGCCACGAAAGGCTTGGCCGCGCGCGGGCTGGCGCGGTGGATGGCACGCGCCAGCAGCTCCTTGCCAGTGCCGCTTTCGCCGGTGATCAGCACGCTGGCATCGGTGGCGGCCACCAGCCGCGCCTCGGCCAGCACGGCGGCCATCACCGGGCTGCGGCTGATCAGCTCGCGCCGCCAGGCGCCCTGCGCGGCGCGCTCGTCGGCCGGGCCGGGCGGGTTGGCGCCGCCACGCGCCGGGCCATCGGCGGGCGCTGCCGCCGCGGGCGCCGCCCATTGCAGGGCCTGCTGCACGGTGTCTTGCAGCGCGCGGCCGTCAAAGGGCTTGGTGAGGTAGGCGTGGGCGCCGCGCGCGGTGGCGGCCACGGCGTCGGGGATGGTGCCGTGCGCGGTGAGCAGGATCACCGGCAGCACCGGGTGGCGGCTGCGGATCTGGTCAAACAGCTGCAGGCCGTCCTGGCCGGGCAGGCGCACATCGCTGATCACCAGCGCCGGCCGGTGCAGCGCCAGATGGGCCAGCGCGGCCTCGGCGCTGCCCACCGCCTGCACCGCATGGCCGGCGGCGCGCAGGCGCAAGGTCAGCAGGCGCAGCAGGTCGGGATCGTCGTCCACCAGCAGGATGTGCGGCGCCGCGCTGCCGGCCGCGCCCGCGCTGGCGCCGGCGTGCAGGCCCTGGCCGGCGCTGCTGCCGCTGCCGCTGCCGGATGGGCGGGCGGCGGTGTTCATCGGCTGGCCGCCGCGGCGGCGGGCAGGGCCCGCTCGATCGCCTTCAGCGCCTCGAGCTTGTCCTGCAGCTGCTCGCCGCGGCGCTGGCTGTCGCGCAGCTGGCTGCTCAGGCGCTCGAGGCTGTCCTGCCAGCGGCGCTGGTCGGCCAGGCGGGCGGCCATCAGCGTCGCCAGCGGCTGCAGCGCGTCGTCGGCCGGCAGCTGCGCGCTGGCCGCCGCCAGCTGCTGCTGGGCGGCCGCCAGCTCGGCCGCCGGCGCCGGCACACCGGCGCGCAACTGGCTGGCCGTGCCGGCGCGGCGCAGGGCCGTGGCCAGCAGCGCCTGGCGCTCATCACCGGCGGTGGCGCTGGCACTGGCCGCCGGTGTGCAGGGCGCGCTGGCCAGCGTGGCCGAGGCCGCTGGCGCCGCGCTGGCGGCCGCGGCGGCCGGGGTGGCGGGCAGGGCCGGCGCGGCTGGCGGGGCGGGGGGCAGCAGCTGGCAGGCCCCCAGCAGCGCGGCCAGGGTGGCCAGGGTGGCCAGCCGGGCCCGGCTGAGCGGGCCGCGCTGCCGCCACGGGCGCGGCCCGGCCGGCGGGTGGGCGCCACGGTGGGCGCCATGGGCAGGGCCAGGGGCGGGGCCAAGGTCTGGGCCAAGGTCTGGGCCAAGAGCGCGGCCAAGAGCGCGGCCAAGAGCGCGGCCATGGATGGGGCCACGGCAGGCGGGCGGGTGGGGAACGGTCGGGGTCATCGGGGCAGCTGGATGCAGAAATGCGCGCCGTGGGCGCTGGGCAGCAGGCGGGCGCTGCCGCCATGGGCCTGGGCCACCTCGCGCACGATGGCCAGGCCCACGCCGCTGCCCTGGCGCGCCGGTGGCGTGCCGCTGGCATCGGGTGGTGGCGGGCGCCCCTGGAAGAAGGGCTCGAACACATGCGCGGCGTCGGCCTCGGCCACGCCGGGGCCCTGGTCGATGCAGTCGATCTGCACGCCCTCGGGGGTGTGGCCGGCGCGCAGCGTCACCTGGCCATCGGCCGGGCTGAAGCGCAGCGCATTGCTCAGCAGATTGGCCACCGCGCTGCCCAGGGTCTCGGGGTCGATCGCGGCCGTCACGCTGGCGTCGGCCTGCACCGTGACGTGCAGGCCCTTGGCCGCGCTTTGCAGGCGCTGGGCCTCAGCGGCGGCGTGCAGCAGCGGCGCCAGCGGCTGGCGCTGGCGCGGCGCGCGCGGCGTCTCGAAGGCCAGCGCCTGGTAGCGCAGCAAGGCCTCGATCTGCTGCTGCAGGGCCAGGCTGTTGTCATGCAGGATGCGCAGGATCTCGGCCTGGTCGGCCGCCAGCGGGCCGGCCACGCCGTCCTGCAGCAGCGCCACGCCCTCGCGGATGGCGGCCAGCGGGGTCTTGAGCTCGTGCGAGACATGGCGCACGAAGCGCGCCTGGTCCGACTCCAGCTCGGCCAGGCGCAGGCGCAGCCAGTCGAGCTGCCGGCCCAGCTGGCGCAGATCGGCCGGCCCGCGCACCTGGATCGGTGCCTCGAGCTGGTTGTTGCCCAGCCGGCCGATGGCCTGCACCAGCTGGGCCATCGGCCGCGCCAGCCAGTGCGCCAGGCCCCAGGCCAGGCCGGCGCCCAGCACGAGGGTGCCCAGCACCAGCGCGCTGATCAGCCGCTGCTGGCGCTCCAGCGCGGCCAGCTGCTCGCGCTGGCGCTGCTGCAGCACCTGGCGGCCCTGCGCGCCCAGCGTCTCGTTGAGGGCATGCAGGCGCACAAAGCGCGGGCCCAGCTGGGCCAGGGCCTCGCGCGGCCGGCGCCCGGGCTGCTGCAGGATGGCCACCACCGCGTCGGCCTGCTGGCCCCAGGCCTGCAGCGCTGCATCGGGCGCGGCCGCCATGCCGCCGGCCTGGGTGCGCGCCTCGCGCAGCGCGGCGTCGAAGCGCTGGCGCAGGCCGGGGTCCTCCAGCACCAGGTACTGGCGCGCGCTGCGCTCCATGGCCACGGTGAGCTCGGCCAGCGACTGGGCGCGTGCGGTCAGCGCCACGGCGTCCTGCGCCGCCTGGCGGCCCTGCCAGGCCGAGCGGTCGAGCGCCGACAAGGCCTGCACCGCGGCGCCACCCATCAGGGCGGTGATCAGCAGCAGCGCGGCCAGCAGCAGCTGGCGAAACGACAGGCCCCGGCCCCAGGGCGCCGGCCCCAGGGTGGGCCGCTGCAGCGAGAACTTGGGCAGAACGGCGGACACAGCCGCAGCCTAAGCCACGAACGGCGCGTTCTGCGGCGCTGCCGCGCGCCGGCGCTGGCGCCTGCTTGCACTTGTTGCAAGCTGCAGCGCAAGCTTGCGTCTGGATGCGATTGAGGGCCTGTCAGACCCCCAGCCTGTCAACCCTGCAGCGCGGCCAGCTGGGCCGGCGTGCCCACGTTCTGCCAGGCGCCGGGCCACAGGCTGCCGCCCAGGCGCCCGGCCGCGGCGGCGGCAAACAGGCGCGGGCCCAGTGGCGCATGCGTGCCGGGCGTGACCCCGGCCACCAGGCTGGCGCGCACCAGGGCCAGGTTGGCATAGGTCAGCGGCGTCGGATGGCCCTCGGCCGGGCGCTGCACGCGGCCGGCCGCATCCAGCGCGAAATCGCCCCGCGGGTGGAAGTCGGGGTTGGGCACCAGCCACAGGTGGGCGTCGTCGCCGCTGGCGGCAAAACGCTGCGCGGTCTCGGCGTCGAAGGTGAAGCCCGGCGCCACGATGTCGCCCGACACCAGCCAGAAGCACTCACCCAGCAGCGGCAGGGCCTTGGCAATGCCGCCGGCGGTCTCGAGCGCGCCGCCGTGGTCGCGGCCTTCCATCGAGTAATGGAGGGTCAGGCCCCAGCGCTGGCCATCGCCCAGCGCGGGTGCAAACCGGTCTTCCAGCCAGGCGGTGTTGATCACCACCTCGCGCACGCCGGCACGCGCCAGCGCGGCCAGGTGCCAGGTGATCATCGGCTGGCCATGCACCGGCAGCAGCGGCTTGGGCGTGTGATCGGTGAGCGGGCGCAGGCGTTCGCCGCGGCCGGCGGCCAGGATCAGGGCCTTGAGGTTGGGGGCTTGGCTCATCGGGCCGGCAGTGTAGGGGGCCTGCCGCAGGCCACCGCGGCCCACGGCCAGGCCTGCAGGCCTGGCTCACCCCAGCCCGATGGGTGCCGGCGCGCTTTGCACGATCTTGCGGAACAGCGGCTCGTAGGCACCGTCGGCGGCATGGCCGGTCAGCGGGTCGCGGTTGGCGGCAAAGGCCTCGTCCAGCGCCAGCCAGTCCTCGGGGCTGAAGTGCTCGCGCGCGGCAGGCAGGATCTCGCGCTCTTCCACCGCCATGTGCAACAGGTAGGCATCGACATAGCGGTCGAGGGCGGTCTCGAAGGCCTGGCGACGCGGCTCGCCCAGCACCTCGTAGGCCAGCAGCGCATGCTCGAGGCGGCGGATGGCGGCCTCGCCGCGGGCGTGGTCGGCGTCCAGCTTGTCCAGCGTGTCGGCCAGCGCCGGGCAGCGCGCGCGCACCAGCGGAAACAGCAGCTCGCTTTCCTTCGGGTGGTGCAGGCGCTCGGGAAACTCGTCCACGTACAGCAGCATGGCGCGCAGCACGTCGAAATCGGGCGCCTTGCCATCGCGGCGGGTTTGCTGCACCAGCAGCACCATCGAGCGCAGCATGGCGGCCAGCGCCTGGTGCTCGTCCTGGATCACGTGGAGAGAGGGGTGTCGCATGGTGGGGCCGCGGGCGGCGGGCTGCAGTGGTCGGGTCAGGCCCAAGGCTCGCGCCAGTGCGGCCGCCGCACCTTGCGCAGGATCAAGCGCGCTCGCGCAGGCGCCGGCGTGCCGTCAACAGCCGGCGCGCTGGCGCGCGCGTCTAAAATCCGGCGTTTTCCCGCCCTGACGCCTGCCCTCCCTGCGGGCGCCAGCACCCCTCCAAGCACCACCCCGGCACCGCGCATGGCCCTCCCGACCTCCCCCGACACCCTCGGCCTGATGGCCAATGCGATCCGCGCGCTGGCGATGGACGCCGTGCAGCAGGCCAACAGCGGCCACCCCGGCGCGCCCATGGGCATGGCCGACATCGCGGTGGCGCTGTGGGGCGGGCACCTCAAGCACAACCCGGCCAACCCGCTGTGGCCCGACCGCG
This portion of the Aquabacterium sp. OR-4 genome encodes:
- a CDS encoding ROK family transcriptional regulator — protein: MLQAIRQMGALAGAELARCTGLSAQAVSLITRRLEADGLLLRGEPVRGKVGQPALPWSLNPDGALSVGIQLGRRSLDTLVVDFHGAVRQRWSLAYTHPEPQALLHEIGQRLGALRGQLAPAVWARVQGVGVAAPQQLGGWQTLLDMPPELAARWQTLDLRAALASCTELPVMLLKDTAAACVAELVAGRGRGLPNYLYLFVDTFIGGGLVLDGQLRAGDQGNAGAVGSLSLAMAGPAAAPDGPPQLLSRASLLSLERRYRAAGLAPEAVADARALQAPWRGHTEAWLDEAAPAIALAVHSAACLLDLDTVLIDGAFDRALLAALLARSAQALQAYRWEGVARPQLLPGSVGADARALGGAWLPLHAAFAPERGAWPASA
- a CDS encoding helix-turn-helix domain-containing protein, translated to MIATEFEHRLLNVRSHYRVSPWISPRADEAPLLRSWQRCRDAGMREHESVNFELVGRAMLAELDDEWGPLVRSARPETERLASAVGGAGGVVMLFNPRGVIIDRMAHDSVVHPVLRLATRVGMNVAERCVGTTAPGIALAEGLPYLVGREAHFFANLRPFFCVAAPVDGPRGERLAALDITCYDNVPGFDVQTLVQDAALAIENRQFVPGDERVVVHFHPRAEMVDTAHEALLMVDAAGSVVGANRSACRLLNQPRGALLGRPFTQCFDRRLGALFGASLRRQGGDLVEMHSHDGLLVMARFESAPRGGTPAAAPPPSPNLAGLAPGHPAAGAPSEAEAETRLRDLELRAIHAALDAQGGNVSAAARRLGISRSTIYRRLGTPATGH
- a CDS encoding FAD-dependent monooxygenase, with translation MSHPWKIAVIGAGPAGLALALHAARRLPAADISLFDARPLERDVAADPRTLALSLGSVIWLRRLGAWPAAAAQPILEVHVSQAPPTLALLGAPAEVRLSAADEGVEQLGAVLSYGALVSRLQQAWLALAADSPRLHSRFGLPVSQVRALAADGRGPGGGAEVDAGVAERFDLAVVAEGGVFAEQARKAVVHDYRQTAWVGTATLAGATPGRAVERFTRHGPVALLPLPPAPPLAGAAAAPLRAALVWCVPADDDPVAALGEAQRVAVLNSLLPEAAGRVSALSPLKHFALGLNAERTLVDGAVVRIGNAAQTLHPVAGQGLNLGLRDAAVLVEALREATPDALPQVLRRLEWQRAPDRWSMIAATDFLARSFTWAWPGLPAARGLGLAALQALPPLKHLLARQMMFGRR
- a CDS encoding potassium channel beta subunit family protein; this translates as MRYRRLGRSGLQVSELSLGSWVTYNNQVNLEAAVEMMAAAYDAGINFFDNAEAYAGGQSEVVMGQALQRLGWPRLNYVVSTKFFWGLDRAGAAINRKDTLNRKYLMQAIDASLQRFGLDFVDLVYCHRPDPHTPIEETVWAMSDMISRGKALYWGTSEWSAGDIRAAWEIADRHHLHKPVVEQPQYHLFHRQRVEKDYARLYEDIGLGLTTWSPLASGLLTGKYRDGVPADSRGAMDNLAFLRDGLTDAAKNAAVAQLAPLAAELGGSTAQLAIAWASKNPRVSSVITGASRLSQLHDNLGALAMADKLTPEVLARIDAITSPLAA
- a CDS encoding BON domain-containing protein — protein: MTHTLTLSRLLATTALGLGIALAAQAADVAQQPQQQPQQPAAASSADDSQITARVKAALMEDQRLAALKISVSTTAGVVVLSGTAPNAESADTALKLAAAVPGVKDVKSELKLQG
- a CDS encoding sigma 54-interacting transcriptional regulator, which encodes MNTAARPSGSGSGSSAGQGLHAGASAGAAGSAAPHILLVDDDPDLLRLLTLRLRAAGHAVQAVGSAEAALAHLALHRPALVISDVRLPGQDGLQLFDQIRSRHPVLPVILLTAHGTIPDAVAATARGAHAYLTKPFDGRALQDTVQQALQWAAPAAAAPADGPARGGANPPGPADERAAQGAWRRELISRSPVMAAVLAEARLVAATDASVLITGESGTGKELLARAIHRASPRAAKPFVAVNCAAIPEPLLESELFGHARGAFTGAQSARKGLFVAAEGGTLFLDEIGDMPLALQVKLLRVLQERQVRPVGTEQSLAVDVRVLSATHRQLDAALAAGQFRSDLYYRLNVVRLALPPLAQRREDIVLLAQHFLHSLASRYRKTLHGFAPEALEALVQAPWPGNVRQLHNAVEQVCALATGALVPLSLVQRALHLPNAPVLDYASARQQFERDYLIGLLKLTAGQVADAARLAQRNRTEFYRLLQRHGLQPQLFRDGADALSPSGDTPGPGPSSTWR
- a CDS encoding sensor histidine kinase, with amino-acid sequence MSAVLPKFSLQRPTLGPAPWGRGLSFRQLLLAALLLITALMGGAAVQALSALDRSAWQGRQAAQDAVALTARAQSLAELTVAMERSARQYLVLEDPGLRQRFDAALREARTQAGGMAAAPDAALQAWGQQADAVVAILQQPGRRPREALAQLGPRFVRLHALNETLGAQGRQVLQQRQREQLAALERQQRLISALVLGTLVLGAGLAWGLAHWLARPMAQLVQAIGRLGNNQLEAPIQVRGPADLRQLGRQLDWLRLRLAELESDQARFVRHVSHELKTPLAAIREGVALLQDGVAGPLAADQAEILRILHDNSLALQQQIEALLRYQALAFETPRAPRQRQPLAPLLHAAAEAQRLQSAAKGLHVTVQADASVTAAIDPETLGSAVANLLSNALRFSPADGQVTLRAGHTPEGVQIDCIDQGPGVAEADAAHVFEPFFQGRPPPPDASGTPPARQGSGVGLAIVREVAQAHGGSARLLPSAHGAHFCIQLPR
- a CDS encoding nucleotidyltransferase family protein, with translation MSQAPNLKALILAAGRGERLRPLTDHTPKPLLPVHGQPMITWHLAALARAGVREVVINTAWLEDRFAPALGDGQRWGLTLHYSMEGRDHGGALETAGGIAKALPLLGECFWLVSGDIVAPGFTFDAETAQRFAASGDDAHLWLVPNPDFHPRGDFALDAAGRVQRPAEGHPTPLTYANLALVRASLVAGVTPGTHAPLGPRLFAAAAAGRLGGSLWPGAWQNVGTPAQLAALQG
- a CDS encoding hemerythrin domain-containing protein encodes the protein MRHPSLHVIQDEHQALAAMLRSMVLLVQQTRRDGKAPDFDVLRAMLLYVDEFPERLHHPKESELLFPLVRARCPALADTLDKLDADHARGEAAIRRLEHALLAYEVLGEPRRQAFETALDRYVDAYLLHMAVEEREILPAAREHFSPEDWLALDEAFAANRDPLTGHAADGAYEPLFRKIVQSAPAPIGLG